In Halorhabdus rudnickae, the following proteins share a genomic window:
- the mch gene encoding methenyltetrahydromethanopterin cyclohydrolase produces MDQLNRMATELVDEAIDFADELGVAEFRLDNEATVLDFGVDHPGGVEAGLMLTEIQTAGLASVTSHLESIADASIPHVELTTDHPVLALLGSQKAGWELATEDFEGLGSGPARALVADEDVFDRLGYAEAFDFAVLAIEADELPTDAAATQVADLAGVDESAVFLPTYATASITGSVSAAARASELAVYRLFELGYDPADVHSVSGTAPVAPVASDETAAMARTNDALAYGGEVHLIVESAFDRFDELPSTASDEYGQPFADIFAETDWDFEELPADVFGPAQVTVDVIGGETTTYGETSEALLVESFGL; encoded by the coding sequence ATGGATCAACTCAACCGGATGGCGACCGAACTCGTCGACGAGGCGATCGACTTCGCCGACGAGCTCGGAGTCGCCGAGTTTCGACTCGACAACGAGGCGACTGTGCTTGACTTCGGCGTCGACCATCCCGGCGGCGTCGAGGCGGGTCTGATGCTCACCGAGATCCAGACTGCGGGACTCGCCTCCGTCACGTCGCACCTGGAGTCGATCGCTGACGCCTCGATCCCGCACGTCGAACTGACGACTGACCATCCCGTGTTGGCGCTGCTGGGCTCACAGAAGGCTGGCTGGGAACTCGCAACCGAGGACTTCGAGGGACTCGGTAGCGGACCCGCACGAGCACTGGTCGCCGACGAGGATGTTTTTGACCGGCTGGGCTATGCCGAGGCGTTCGACTTCGCAGTCCTCGCTATCGAGGCCGACGAGCTACCGACCGACGCGGCAGCCACACAAGTCGCCGACCTGGCTGGCGTCGACGAGAGCGCAGTCTTCTTGCCGACCTACGCGACGGCCTCGATCACGGGCAGTGTCTCGGCCGCGGCGCGGGCTAGTGAACTCGCCGTCTACCGGCTGTTCGAGTTGGGTTACGATCCGGCTGACGTCCATTCCGTGTCGGGAACGGCCCCGGTCGCGCCCGTCGCGAGCGACGAGACAGCAGCGATGGCCCGGACGAACGATGCGCTGGCCTATGGCGGCGAGGTTCATCTTATCGTCGAGTCGGCGTTCGATCGCTTCGACGAACTCCCCTCGACGGCCAGCGATGAGTATGGTCAGCCCTTCGCCGACATCTTCGCGGAAACAGATTGGGACTTCGAGGAACTCCCGGCGGACGTCTTTGGCCCCGCCCAGGTTACTGTCGACGTGATCGGCGGTGAGACGACGACCTACGGCGAGACGAGCGAGGCGTTGCTGGTCGAGAGTTTCGGGCTGTAA
- a CDS encoding thiamine-binding protein — protein MTAFGFLTVAPVIEESMSGEVAKAVAAIEEHDVGYETTPMGTIIEAEDPADIFAAAADAHDAVDADRVETLLKIDDKRAVEHAAQDKVESVANELGHDPERDLEE, from the coding sequence ATGACAGCGTTCGGCTTCCTGACGGTCGCACCGGTCATCGAGGAGAGCATGTCCGGCGAGGTTGCTAAAGCGGTCGCAGCCATCGAGGAGCACGATGTTGGCTACGAGACGACGCCGATGGGGACGATCATCGAGGCCGAGGATCCGGCGGATATCTTCGCCGCGGCGGCCGACGCCCACGATGCGGTCGACGCCGACCGCGTCGAGACGCTGCTAAAGATCGACGATAAGCGGGCGGTCGAGCATGCCGCCCAGGACAAAGTTGAATCCGTCGCCAACGAACTCGGGCACGATCCCGAACGCGATCTCGAGGAGTAA
- a CDS encoding HAD family hydrolase codes for MTVDAVLFDLDDTLCEYRRPAGDVLEIAFEQVGADPFFAVEDYYRRFGEFVESGDDIRDVRRRCFSTIADENGMDGDVGRAIAEAFTAERDQTNVRFLPGAETAFERMLDRYRVGIVTNGDPWMQSQKLAGLGLEGRVETVVHGGHDAPYKPDPEPFYEALDALGVDRDRAVHIGNSLESDVAGAHNAGVTSVWLDGDTDIDPDPVPEYRVTSMHDVADEPWA; via the coding sequence ATGACTGTCGACGCCGTGTTGTTCGATCTTGATGATACTCTCTGTGAGTACCGACGGCCCGCCGGTGACGTACTCGAGATTGCCTTCGAGCAGGTGGGGGCCGATCCGTTCTTCGCGGTCGAAGACTACTATCGCCGCTTCGGGGAGTTCGTCGAGTCGGGCGACGACATTCGGGACGTTCGTCGGCGCTGTTTCAGCACGATCGCCGACGAAAACGGGATGGATGGCGACGTGGGACGGGCCATTGCCGAGGCGTTCACAGCCGAGCGCGACCAGACGAACGTCCGCTTTCTCCCGGGTGCAGAGACCGCTTTCGAGCGGATGCTCGACCGCTATCGCGTCGGGATCGTCACCAACGGCGATCCCTGGATGCAGTCCCAAAAGCTCGCTGGGTTGGGGCTTGAAGGCCGGGTAGAGACGGTCGTCCACGGCGGCCACGACGCGCCGTACAAACCCGATCCGGAGCCGTTCTACGAGGCCCTCGACGCGCTTGGCGTGGATCGCGATCGGGCCGTCCACATCGGCAATTCACTGGAGAGCGACGTAGCGGGCGCGCACAACGCTGGCGTCACGTCAGTCTGGCTCGACGGCGACACCGATATCGATCCGGATCCAGTCCCCGAGTACCGCGTCACGTCGATGCACGACGTCGCCGACGAACCCTGGGCCTGA
- a CDS encoding PAS domain-containing sensor histidine kinase → MQRDPFRQIVDHLTEVIWMLDADLEGIVYVNPAYESVVGVSPDCDPAAVIHPENTTAAREWLTAIRNDVAAGDPDREYVLEVTVGEGDDERHLETVGVPVFDDGGVVGLAGISSDVTEFVERERQLEEQVERLDQFASMVSHDLRNPLSVALSHLELMRAGNESASVETAIDALERIETITDELLDLAQGNGETGESERVSLAEASRHVWENVDTRSATLDVDPAATVDADPAKLRTLFENLFRNAVGHGGDHVTVTVGPLAEGGFFVADDGPGIDPDDHERVFEHGFSTGYSGTGVGLTIVDRIATAHGWDVSVTESDGGGARFEFHDRDLSADRADP, encoded by the coding sequence ATGCAACGGGATCCGTTCCGGCAGATCGTCGACCACCTGACGGAGGTGATCTGGATGCTCGACGCCGATCTAGAGGGTATCGTCTACGTCAATCCAGCCTACGAGTCGGTGGTTGGCGTCTCGCCGGACTGTGATCCCGCGGCCGTCATTCATCCCGAGAACACGACGGCGGCACGGGAGTGGCTGACGGCGATCAGGAACGATGTCGCCGCGGGTGACCCCGACCGGGAGTACGTCCTCGAGGTAACTGTCGGCGAGGGCGACGACGAGCGCCACCTGGAGACGGTCGGCGTCCCGGTGTTCGACGACGGGGGCGTCGTTGGACTGGCAGGGATCTCCTCGGACGTGACCGAGTTCGTCGAGCGCGAACGTCAGCTCGAGGAGCAAGTCGAGCGACTCGACCAGTTCGCCAGCATGGTCTCTCATGACCTCCGGAACCCGCTTTCGGTGGCGCTGAGTCACCTGGAACTGATGCGGGCCGGCAACGAGTCGGCGTCCGTTGAGACAGCCATCGACGCTCTCGAACGCATCGAGACGATCACCGACGAGTTGCTCGACCTCGCACAGGGCAACGGCGAGACCGGCGAGAGCGAACGCGTCTCGCTGGCCGAGGCGAGCCGCCACGTCTGGGAGAACGTCGACACCCGCTCGGCGACGCTGGATGTCGACCCCGCAGCCACCGTCGACGCCGACCCGGCCAAACTCCGGACCCTCTTCGAGAACCTCTTCCGCAACGCCGTGGGACACGGCGGCGACCATGTGACGGTCACGGTCGGCCCCCTCGCGGAAGGTGGATTCTTCGTGGCCGACGACGGCCCCGGCATCGACCCTGACGACCACGAGCGAGTCTTCGAACACGGATTTTCGACCGGCTACAGCGGTACCGGGGTCGGCCTCACGATCGTCGACCGGATCGCAACTGCCCACGGGTGGGACGTCTCGGTGACCGAAAGCGATGGGGGCGGGGCACGCTTCGAATTCCACGACAGAGACCTGTCGGCCGATCGAGCCGATCCCTGA
- a CDS encoding glycosyltransferase, whose amino-acid sequence MSVQSPRGTAASPDPQANRQTSVSVVIPTYNERENVQQVVRHCLDALATYDIEVIVVDDDSPDGTWKFARECFTTDDRVRVIRRREQSGLATAIARGFRAASAEYCTVIDADLQHPPAKIAALLEALEAGADVAIGSRYTDSGGIENWSWYRRAVSGGASAVASVCVPEARSLADPMSGFFAIRQSVVESVELDPTGYKMLLEVLVKGDYDSVVEVPYVFRERERGDSKLSAGEYVAFLEHVLALGFTSRGMGDTVDAERAVQMVEFGAIGAIGALLNMAVFALAHDVTGVHYVAAGIVAFLVALHGNFVGNWLLTFDRPPGRLRAQYLRFHAVSIGGFVVYTAVLSGSVELIGLPALGANAVAILAGSIINYIGSEQFAFRPKSVRSRGEATGQG is encoded by the coding sequence ATGTCTGTGCAATCACCCCGGGGGACAGCAGCGTCGCCCGACCCTCAGGCGAATCGGCAGACCAGCGTCTCCGTCGTCATTCCGACCTACAACGAACGGGAGAACGTCCAGCAGGTTGTCAGGCACTGTCTCGACGCTCTCGCGACGTACGACATCGAAGTGATCGTCGTCGACGACGACAGTCCCGACGGCACCTGGAAGTTCGCCAGGGAGTGTTTCACGACGGACGACCGGGTGAGAGTGATACGGCGACGCGAACAGTCGGGGCTGGCGACGGCAATTGCCCGGGGATTCCGGGCGGCATCCGCGGAATACTGTACGGTCATCGACGCCGACCTGCAGCATCCGCCAGCGAAGATAGCGGCGTTACTCGAGGCCTTAGAAGCGGGGGCGGACGTCGCCATCGGCAGTCGCTACACCGACAGCGGAGGGATCGAGAACTGGTCGTGGTATCGTCGGGCGGTCAGTGGCGGGGCTTCGGCCGTCGCGAGCGTCTGTGTGCCCGAAGCCAGGTCGCTCGCGGATCCGATGAGCGGATTCTTCGCGATCCGTCAGTCTGTCGTCGAGAGCGTCGAACTGGATCCCACAGGGTACAAAATGCTGCTCGAAGTGCTCGTCAAGGGCGACTACGACTCGGTCGTGGAAGTCCCGTACGTGTTCCGGGAACGCGAACGCGGTGATTCGAAGCTTTCTGCAGGGGAGTACGTCGCGTTCCTCGAACACGTCCTTGCGCTCGGGTTCACCTCGCGAGGGATGGGTGACACCGTTGACGCGGAACGGGCTGTTCAAATGGTGGAATTCGGCGCGATCGGCGCGATCGGTGCGCTGTTGAACATGGCAGTGTTCGCACTGGCCCACGACGTCACGGGCGTTCATTACGTCGCGGCCGGTATCGTGGCCTTTCTGGTGGCTTTGCACGGTAATTTCGTTGGGAACTGGTTGCTCACGTTCGACCGTCCTCCCGGTCGATTGCGGGCACAGTACCTCCGGTTTCACGCGGTCAGTATCGGCGGGTTTGTCGTCTATACCGCCGTACTGTCCGGGTCGGTGGAGCTGATAGGACTGCCAGCACTCGGAGCGAACGCAGTCGCGATCCTCGCCGGTTCGATCATCAACTACATCGGTTCCGAACAGTTCGCGTTCCGGCCGAAATCGGTTCGATCACGCGGTGAAGCGACCGGACAAGGGTAG
- a CDS encoding YqjF family protein produces MPSSGTQRDVLTMAWRDVFFAHWPVDPTVLEATLPDGLTVDTFDGQAWLGIVGFRMDDIRPRFVPIGRSFQELNLRTYVRHDDVPGVYFYNLDADDRLGVAIARRLFGLPYYRAEMTVSERDGETRFRSQRHHSGAPDAAFDATIRPRGEPESVESGTLEAFLVERYRFFTERRGSIAVGEIEHEPWPLQDVDVTIEHNTLFEASGFDSPDGDPHLLYSPGIDVTAGWVRNA; encoded by the coding sequence ATGCCCTCGAGCGGGACCCAGCGCGACGTGCTCACGATGGCGTGGCGAGACGTGTTCTTCGCCCACTGGCCCGTCGACCCAACAGTCCTCGAAGCGACGCTTCCCGACGGCCTGACGGTCGACACGTTCGACGGCCAGGCGTGGCTGGGGATCGTCGGCTTCCGGATGGACGACATTCGGCCGCGGTTCGTCCCGATCGGTCGCTCGTTTCAGGAACTCAACCTCCGGACGTACGTCCGCCACGACGACGTGCCGGGCGTGTACTTCTACAATCTCGACGCCGACGACCGCCTGGGCGTCGCAATCGCGCGTCGTCTGTTCGGCCTGCCGTACTACCGCGCCGAGATGACTGTCAGTGAACGTGACGGGGAGACTCGGTTCCGCAGCCAACGCCACCACTCGGGAGCGCCGGACGCTGCGTTCGATGCCACGATCCGCCCGCGGGGCGAGCCCGAATCAGTCGAATCTGGGACGCTCGAGGCGTTCCTGGTCGAGCGCTACCGGTTTTTCACCGAGCGGCGAGGCTCGATCGCCGTCGGCGAGATCGAGCACGAGCCCTGGCCCCTGCAGGACGTCGACGTGACGATCGAACACAACACGCTGTTCGAAGCGTCGGGCTTTGATTCCCCAGACGGGGACCCGCATCTGCTGTACAGCCCCGGGATCGACGTGACGGCGGGGTGGGTCCGAAACGCCTGA
- a CDS encoding NUDIX hydrolase → MVEDDLAWETLDDRVVYSCAGFDIYNEDVRFPNGDVGEFDYLSENEAVVVLPFTPNGKVVVIDEWRQAVKRVNRSLPAGSIEDADADRETAARRELAEETGYEAGSVEHLTTVEPANGYSDSVFHYFVAEDCEPTAGQDLDDNESIRVETTTMDDLLEAVREDDLRDGRSALAVLYYQAFER, encoded by the coding sequence ATGGTCGAGGACGACCTCGCGTGGGAGACACTGGACGATCGCGTCGTCTACAGTTGTGCAGGCTTCGACATCTACAACGAGGACGTACGCTTCCCGAACGGTGACGTAGGGGAGTTCGATTACCTCTCGGAGAACGAGGCAGTCGTCGTGCTCCCGTTCACCCCGAACGGTAAGGTGGTCGTCATCGACGAATGGCGACAGGCCGTCAAGCGCGTCAACCGTAGTCTTCCCGCCGGGTCGATCGAAGACGCTGACGCGGATCGCGAGACCGCTGCTCGACGCGAACTCGCCGAGGAGACCGGCTACGAGGCTGGCAGCGTCGAACACCTCACGACGGTCGAACCGGCCAACGGCTACTCGGACTCTGTCTTTCACTACTTCGTCGCCGAGGACTGCGAACCGACCGCTGGGCAAGATCTCGACGACAACGAGTCGATCCGCGTCGAAACGACGACGATGGACGACCTGCTGGAAGCAGTCCGTGAAGACGACCTCCGCGACGGCCGGAGTGCACTGGCCGTGCTCTACTACCAGGCTTTCGAGCGGTAA
- a CDS encoding type II toxin-antitoxin system VapC family toxin, with translation MTDLERFRPSSGGPTALFLDTSGLFAYFHPQAAEHEEATAFLQAVGSNEVPYRPLYTSTYVVDELATLLLSKGTHELATVALDRTLDSEHVSVIAEDEDEFAAARQAFERYDDHEISFTDQLSGVQMRERDVGHVFAYDGDFRTLGFEQLPR, from the coding sequence ATGACCGATCTGGAGCGCTTTCGACCGTCGTCGGGTGGTCCGACCGCGCTGTTTCTCGATACGAGTGGGTTGTTTGCCTACTTTCACCCGCAGGCTGCCGAACACGAAGAAGCGACTGCGTTTCTCCAGGCAGTCGGATCGAACGAGGTTCCCTATCGACCGTTGTACACCAGTACGTACGTCGTCGACGAACTGGCCACGTTGCTGCTCTCGAAAGGGACACACGAACTCGCGACGGTGGCACTCGATCGGACGCTTGATTCCGAACACGTCTCCGTGATCGCCGAAGACGAGGACGAGTTCGCCGCTGCCCGGCAGGCGTTCGAACGGTACGACGACCACGAGATCTCGTTCACCGACCAACTCAGCGGCGTCCAGATGCGAGAGCGCGACGTTGGACACGTCTTCGCCTACGACGGTGACTTCCGGACGCTCGGATTCGAACAGCTGCCGCGGTGA